One genomic window of candidate division WOR-3 bacterium includes the following:
- a CDS encoding ribose-phosphate pyrophosphokinase — protein sequence MALKVIAGRQGLSLAEKICQILKIDPWPTTIENFSDGEISVKIEKSVRGDDVFVIQPTPPPADNILELLLLLDALKRASAERITAVIPYFGYGRQDRKDEPRVPISAKLHADLLETAGAQRVLTMELHAEQIQGFFNIPVDHLYSASVFVERLKKEDLTDYVVVSPDTGGVKRTRAFAQRLGRPMAIIDKRREKFPGSKGVEVMNLIGDVRNKSCIIFDDIISTGKTIIEVVQFLQKNSRPKEIIVCAAHAVFAQDCLERLSVEKIKKIFVTDTITLPPEKINDKIEILSVAPIFAEAIRRIHKGMSVTSLFK from the coding sequence ATGGCGTTAAAGGTAATTGCGGGCCGACAGGGTCTCTCCTTGGCGGAAAAGATTTGCCAGATATTAAAAATTGACCCCTGGCCTACGACAATTGAAAATTTTTCTGATGGAGAGATTTCGGTGAAGATTGAAAAGAGTGTGCGGGGTGACGATGTCTTTGTTATTCAACCAACACCACCTCCAGCGGATAACATCCTGGAACTCCTCCTTCTCTTGGATGCCCTAAAAAGGGCTTCCGCCGAGCGCATCACCGCGGTGATACCTTATTTTGGTTATGGCCGGCAGGACCGAAAGGATGAACCGAGGGTGCCAATTTCTGCTAAACTCCATGCTGACCTCTTAGAGACTGCGGGTGCCCAAAGGGTTTTGACAATGGAACTCCACGCCGAGCAGATTCAGGGTTTCTTTAATATCCCGGTGGACCATCTTTACTCCGCCAGTGTTTTTGTGGAGCGGCTCAAAAAAGAAGACCTTACTGATTATGTGGTGGTCTCCCCGGATACGGGTGGTGTGAAAAGGACTCGGGCTTTTGCTCAGAGGTTAGGCAGACCAATGGCGATAATTGATAAGAGGCGAGAAAAATTTCCGGGGAGTAAGGGGGTAGAGGTTATGAATCTGATTGGTGATGTGCGTAATAAATCTTGCATCATCTTTGATGACATCATCTCAACGGGAAAGACGATTATTGAGGTGGTTCAGTTCTTGCAGAAAAATTCGCGACCGAAAGAGATTATTGTCTGTGCCGCTCATGCCGTTTTTGCTCAAGACTGTTTGGAAAGATTGTCGGTGGAAAAGATCAAAAAGATTTTTGTTACCGATACCATCACTTTGCCGCCCGAAAAAATCAATGATAAGATTGAAATCCTTTCCGTGGCACCAATTTTTGCAGAAGCAATAAGAAGGATCCATAAAGGGATGTCGGTGACATCCCTTTTTAAATAA
- a CDS encoding 50S ribosomal protein L25 yields the protein MELIAYLREKKGKGITKKLLREGKIPAILYGRGEESVKLYVEEKRFLALLEELKGKAPIFTLSFAGKSERCIMKAIQKDPIKNRFIHIDFQKIHPEEEIVVKCPIVLLGTAPGVKAGGILDHHLREVSIKGKIDAIPPRIEVDISQLRLGHSIHLSDIKISGGHFLLPPDTPVVSVLVPKKLEEVKPAEVTPTPAQPEAVAKEKKEEKEGEEKKGK from the coding sequence ATGGAACTCATCGCTTATCTTAGAGAAAAGAAGGGGAAAGGGATTACCAAAAAACTTTTGAGGGAAGGAAAGATCCCAGCCATTCTTTACGGTCGGGGAGAGGAGTCAGTAAAATTGTATGTGGAAGAGAAAAGATTCCTCGCCCTTTTAGAAGAACTGAAGGGGAAGGCACCAATTTTCACCCTCTCGTTTGCGGGAAAGAGTGAACGTTGCATAATGAAGGCAATTCAGAAGGACCCAATTAAAAACCGGTTTATCCATATTGATTTTCAAAAAATCCATCCCGAGGAGGAGATTGTCGTGAAATGCCCAATTGTCCTTTTAGGAACCGCTCCCGGTGTGAAAGCCGGTGGTATTCTTGACCATCACTTGCGGGAAGTGTCAATAAAGGGAAAAATTGACGCCATACCCCCAAGAATTGAAGTGGATATATCCCAATTGCGTTTAGGTCATAGTATTCATCTCTCGGATATAAAAATTAGCGGCGGTCATTTTCTTTTGCCTCCGGACACACCTGTTGTCTCGGTTCTTGTACCCAAGAAATTAGAAGAGGTAAAACCAGCAGAGGTGACGCCAACGCCAGCCCAACCGGAAGCGGTGGCGAAAGAGAAAAAAGAAGAGAAGGAAGGAGAGGAGAAGAAGGGGAAGTGA